A window from Candidatus Woesearchaeota archaeon encodes these proteins:
- a CDS encoding phosphoribosylamine--glycine ligase encodes MNEQNGKNNLPAIEKQKRKLLFVSWESLSGDLAFQIKKEGHEVKIYIKAESDKDVYDGFLDKVPNWKEHIEWADVVVFDDVGFGEEADRLRKSGKLVVGGSVYTDKLEEDREFGQSEMKRVGMLILPHWDFTDYDLALKFIEENPGRYVYKPSGFMQSDSKGLLFLGKDEDGKDIHEIIRSNKKVLEKKVRHFQLQKFAQGIEIAVGAFFNGNDFIYPINVNFEHKKLFPGDIGPFTGEMGTLLYHSGQNTIFKTTLEKMKEDIKKSGYVGYIDINCIANARGIYPLEFTCRFGYPIISIQMEGIISYWGEFLYSLAKGENFELKTKKGFQLGIVCAVPPFPYDDKSEMNIYKDLSIIFKKPSIDGVHLGDVKLVDGSWRIAGESGYALVVTGSGTTVEDARKQAYGRIENILLQNMFYRTDIGLGWYEDSDKLQTWGYLY; translated from the coding sequence ATGAACGAACAAAATGGAAAAAATAATCTGCCAGCGATAGAAAAACAAAAGAGAAAATTATTATTTGTAAGCTGGGAAAGCTTATCAGGAGACTTGGCTTTTCAAATTAAAAAAGAAGGCCACGAAGTAAAAATCTACATTAAAGCCGAAAGCGATAAAGACGTTTACGATGGATTTTTAGATAAAGTTCCAAATTGGAAAGAACATATAGAATGGGCCGATGTTGTTGTTTTTGACGATGTTGGTTTTGGAGAAGAAGCTGATAGATTAAGAAAATCTGGTAAATTAGTTGTCGGCGGCAGTGTTTATACCGACAAATTAGAAGAAGACCGTGAATTTGGCCAGTCAGAAATGAAAAGAGTTGGAATGTTAATACTTCCTCATTGGGATTTTACTGATTATGATTTGGCTCTCAAATTCATTGAAGAAAACCCCGGAAGATATGTTTACAAACCTTCTGGATTTATGCAGTCTGATTCAAAAGGTCTTTTATTTTTAGGAAAAGACGAAGACGGAAAAGACATCCATGAAATAATCCGTTCAAACAAAAAAGTTTTAGAAAAAAAAGTAAGACATTTCCAACTACAAAAATTCGCGCAAGGAATTGAAATTGCAGTAGGCGCCTTTTTTAATGGTAATGATTTTATATATCCCATAAATGTAAACTTTGAGCATAAAAAACTTTTTCCGGGGGACATAGGCCCATTCACCGGAGAAATGGGCACACTTCTTTATCATTCAGGGCAAAACACAATCTTTAAAACAACATTAGAAAAAATGAAAGAAGATATCAAAAAATCCGGATATGTCGGCTATATTGATATAAATTGCATTGCCAACGCCAGGGGAATTTACCCTTTGGAATTTACTTGCCGATTCGGATACCCTATAATATCAATACAAATGGAAGGAATAATCAGTTACTGGGGAGAATTTTTATATTCTCTTGCCAAGGGAGAAAATTTTGAATTAAAAACAAAAAAAGGTTTTCAGCTTGGAATCGTCTGCGCTGTTCCCCCATTCCCGTATGATGACAAGTCAGAAATGAATATCTATAAAGATTTATCAATTATTTTTAAAAAACCCAGCATAGATGGCGTACATTTAGGAGATGTTAAGCTTGTTGATGGTTCATGGAGAATAGCTGGAGAATCCGGATATGCTTTGGTTGTTACTGGGTCTGGTACCACTGTTGAAGATGCAAGAAAACAGGCTTATGGTCGTATTGAAAATATACTTTTACAAAATATGTTTTACAGAACCGACATAGGGCTTGGCTGGTATGAAGATTCCGACAAGCTTCAAACCTGGGGATATTTATATTAA
- a CDS encoding DUF378 domain-containing protein, which produces MQKLSTVDLIALILVVVGGLNWGLIGLADFDLVAAIFGAMSVLSRIVYLLVGLAAIYLAAISMKLEKK; this is translated from the coding sequence ATGCAAAAATTAAGCACAGTAGATTTAATTGCTCTTATATTAGTTGTTGTCGGCGGTTTGAATTGGGGATTAATAGGATTGGCAGATTTTGACCTTGTTGCTGCAATTTTTGGAGCAATGTCGGTGTTATCTCGCATAGTTTATCTTTTAGTTGGTCTTGCGGCAATTTATTTGGCTGCAATTTCAATGAAATTAGAAAAAAAATAA
- a CDS encoding DUF2127 domain-containing protein, whose product MNIIKRIIGKGKFLYKIFEWGVLIKAVYGFFEILGGILLSISGQKVIDNILILITRQEIIEDPNDFVANYLIGLSNDFSIGTQVFAVLFLIFHGVVNILLAVSLLKKRVKAFPVAMSIFCVFIVYQLYRYFHTYSLLLLFLTFFDILIVFIVWLEYKKLTLKNKD is encoded by the coding sequence ATGAACATAATAAAAAGAATAATCGGGAAAGGTAAATTTTTATATAAGATATTTGAATGGGGCGTTTTGATAAAAGCCGTTTATGGGTTTTTCGAGATTTTAGGCGGTATTTTATTATCAATTTCAGGCCAAAAAGTTATAGATAATATATTAATTTTAATAACCCGCCAGGAAATAATAGAAGACCCTAATGACTTTGTGGCGAATTATTTAATTGGATTATCCAACGATTTTTCTATTGGTACGCAAGTTTTTGCCGTTCTTTTTCTTATTTTTCACGGAGTAGTCAATATCTTATTAGCCGTTTCTTTACTTAAAAAAAGAGTCAAGGCTTTCCCAGTAGCTATGTCTATTTTTTGTGTTTTTATAGTTTACCAACTGTATAGATATTTTCATACGTATTCTCTTCTTTTGTTGTTCCTGACATTTTTTGATATTCTAATTGTTTTTATAGTTTGGTTGGAATATAAGAAACTAACCCTTAAAAATAAAGATTAA
- a CDS encoding DNA alkylation repair protein codes for MEYNKVIKQLKSLRNSENVKGMVRFGIRPKAKVYGIPIPELRKIAKFIKKDHKLALKLWDSKIHEAKILAGLIADPEKTTEKQINKWVKNFDSWDICDQTCMNLFCKTRFAYKKVFEFSKRKEEFVRRTAFALISALAVHDKKATNKDFVKFFSIIEKAVFDERNFVKKAVNWSLRQIGKRNPVLNKKSISLAKKIIKINSKSAKWIAGNAIRELESKKIQKMLSYK; via the coding sequence ATGGAATACAACAAAGTTATTAAACAATTGAAATCTTTGAGAAATTCAGAAAATGTTAAAGGCATGGTAAGATTTGGAATTAGACCAAAAGCTAAAGTTTATGGAATACCTATTCCTGAATTAAGAAAAATCGCCAAGTTTATAAAAAAAGACCATAAGTTAGCGTTAAAACTCTGGGATTCTAAAATTCATGAGGCAAAAATTTTAGCAGGTCTCATAGCCGACCCGGAGAAGACAACAGAAAAACAAATTAACAAGTGGGTTAAAAATTTTGATTCATGGGATATTTGTGACCAAACCTGCATGAACCTGTTTTGTAAGACAAGGTTTGCTTATAAAAAAGTTTTTGAATTTAGCAAAAGAAAAGAAGAATTTGTGAGAAGGACAGCGTTTGCTTTGATATCTGCTTTAGCTGTCCATGATAAAAAAGCGACCAATAAAGACTTCGTGAAATTTTTTTCTATTATTGAGAAGGCCGTATTTGATGAAAGAAATTTTGTCAAAAAAGCGGTAAACTGGTCGTTGAGACAGATTGGCAAAAGAAATCCAGTTTTAAATAAAAAATCAATAAGTTTGGCAAAGAAAATAATTAAAATAAATTCTAAGTCGGCTAAGTGGATTGCCGGTAACGCAATCAGGGAATTAGAAAGTAAAAAAATACAAAAAATGTTATCATATAAATAA
- a CDS encoding DUF192 domain-containing protein: MDNKVFIIIFVLLFLTFLSFLFFTNQSEKKWGKVCFKEHCFNVQLAKNNIERTKGLMFQKSLEQNQGMLFLFDKEAKYPFWMKNTFIPLDIIWIDKNNKIVFISENNQPCKWYYCPSVNPGVDAKYILEVNSGIVKKIGLKLADELSLTY, from the coding sequence ATGGATAACAAAGTTTTTATTATCATATTTGTTTTACTATTTTTAACTTTTTTATCATTCTTATTTTTTACTAATCAGTCAGAAAAAAAATGGGGAAAAGTTTGTTTTAAAGAACATTGTTTTAATGTCCAGTTAGCTAAAAATAATATAGAAAGAACAAAAGGATTAATGTTTCAAAAATCCTTAGAACAGAATCAAGGAATGCTGTTTTTGTTTGATAAAGAGGCAAAATATCCTTTCTGGATGAAAAACACATTTATCCCATTGGATATAATATGGATAGATAAAAATAATAAGATTGTTTTTATTAGCGAAAATAATCAACCTTGCAAATGGTATTATTGTCCTTCTGTAAATCCGGGAGTAGACGCAAAGTATATTTTAGAGGTTAACAGCGGAATAGTTAAAAAAATTGGTTTGAAATTGGCAGACGAATTAAGTTTGACATATTGA